In Burkholderia savannae, one genomic interval encodes:
- a CDS encoding nitrous oxide reductase accessory protein NosL, whose translation MKHRRIPAAVRTAVAALAAAVLVAACGHDAQTPPAPREITDATVSVLDGMSLKDYPGPKAQIVYADGQPDFFCDTLGLFSVYLRPEHDRKVRALYVQDMAAADWRHPVGHWIDAKRAIYVIGSKKLGAMGQTFASFASEADAARFAQTEGGKLYRFDEITPEMATTDGGVVKDQTM comes from the coding sequence ATGAAACACCGCCGCATCCCCGCCGCCGTGAGGACGGCCGTCGCCGCGCTCGCCGCCGCTGTCCTCGTCGCCGCCTGCGGCCACGATGCGCAAACGCCGCCCGCGCCGCGCGAAATCACCGACGCGACCGTCAGCGTGCTCGACGGCATGAGCCTGAAGGATTACCCGGGCCCGAAGGCGCAGATCGTCTACGCGGACGGCCAGCCGGACTTCTTCTGCGACACGCTCGGCCTCTTCTCCGTCTATCTGCGCCCCGAGCACGACCGCAAGGTCCGCGCGCTCTACGTGCAGGACATGGCCGCGGCCGACTGGCGGCACCCGGTCGGCCACTGGATCGACGCCAAGCGCGCGATCTACGTGATCGGCTCGAAGAAGCTCGGCGCGATGGGCCAGACATTCGCGTCGTTCGCCTCCGAAGCCGACGCCGCGCGCTTCGCGCAAACCGAGGGCGGCAAGCTCTACCGCTTCGACGAGATCACCCCCGAGATGGCGACGACGGATGGCGGCGTCGTCAAGGACCAGACGATGTGA